Proteins encoded together in one Planctomyces sp. SH-PL14 window:
- a CDS encoding FMN-binding protein, whose translation MIGSLLGPLRRFPPIHLLRVGMFVLVIALIHGQHRKFLARTQSQSLHAIPLERTQQFFPAAAQYGDASAEGGLTVLSAEKELLGQILQTSPTSDRFVGFSGPTNVLIALAPDGKVLGAEILSSRDTREHVGLISRDAAFWNQFRGRSPTAVSQGPHLDGVTGATLTTIAILQGWEARFGGAVQTSKFPDPPRLADVQKLFPEVTEVSRLDASAMWSVQKGPQTIGTLLRSSPAADEIVGYQGPTETLIGVDSAGRITGVALGVTYDNEEYVAYIRGDDYFREIWNGRTLADVAQSDPLEEGFEGVSGATTTSLAVARTLIEAARVTQAAPAQSETAKATVPWNTVGSLTVIGWGLLVGLTSLRRRWWARRLLQLAIVGYLGFTNGELLSQAMLVGWAQSGVPWSSATGLVVLTVAAFLVPLLTRRNVYCSHLCPHGAIQEWLRPSGRRTWHVPRGVARWLGLIRPLLLLWILAVALLHWPYSLVDIEPFDAYVWRAAGWATVAIAIAGLVASAFVPMAYCRYGCPTGAVLDYVRTHGTATQWTRRDTLALTLSLAGAALWLWS comes from the coding sequence GTGATCGGGTCCCTGCTGGGTCCGCTCCGCCGCTTCCCTCCCATCCATCTGCTGCGGGTGGGAATGTTCGTTCTGGTTATCGCGCTGATCCACGGGCAGCACCGGAAGTTTCTGGCCCGGACGCAGTCGCAGTCCCTTCACGCCATTCCTCTCGAACGGACGCAGCAGTTCTTTCCCGCCGCGGCCCAGTACGGCGACGCCTCCGCCGAGGGTGGACTGACGGTTCTTTCCGCGGAGAAAGAGCTGCTGGGCCAGATCCTCCAGACGTCGCCGACCAGCGACCGGTTCGTCGGGTTCTCGGGCCCCACCAATGTCCTGATTGCCCTGGCCCCGGATGGCAAGGTCCTGGGGGCGGAGATCCTGAGCAGCCGCGACACGCGGGAGCATGTCGGCCTGATCTCCCGCGATGCCGCGTTCTGGAATCAGTTCCGGGGACGCAGTCCCACGGCCGTTTCTCAAGGTCCCCACCTCGACGGAGTCACCGGCGCCACGCTGACCACGATTGCCATCCTCCAGGGATGGGAGGCCCGCTTCGGCGGGGCTGTCCAGACATCGAAGTTCCCGGATCCTCCCCGGCTGGCGGACGTTCAAAAACTGTTTCCGGAGGTGACCGAGGTCTCCCGGCTCGATGCGAGCGCGATGTGGTCCGTCCAGAAGGGGCCGCAGACGATTGGAACCCTGCTGCGGTCGAGCCCCGCCGCGGACGAGATTGTCGGCTACCAGGGACCGACCGAGACGCTGATCGGAGTCGACTCGGCGGGCAGGATCACCGGTGTGGCGCTGGGCGTCACTTATGACAACGAGGAGTACGTCGCCTACATCCGCGGGGACGACTACTTCCGCGAGATCTGGAACGGCCGGACGCTCGCCGATGTCGCGCAGTCGGATCCGCTCGAGGAAGGCTTCGAAGGGGTGTCGGGCGCGACCACGACAAGCCTCGCCGTCGCCCGCACGCTGATCGAGGCCGCCAGGGTGACCCAGGCTGCTCCCGCGCAATCGGAGACCGCCAAGGCCACCGTTCCCTGGAACACGGTCGGATCGCTCACCGTCATCGGCTGGGGTCTGCTCGTCGGCCTGACCTCTCTTCGACGCCGATGGTGGGCACGGCGTCTCCTGCAACTGGCGATCGTGGGATACCTCGGCTTTACGAACGGCGAACTGCTGTCGCAGGCGATGCTCGTCGGGTGGGCGCAGAGCGGCGTCCCCTGGTCGAGTGCGACCGGCCTCGTGGTGCTGACGGTCGCGGCTTTCCTCGTTCCGCTCCTGACGCGGCGCAACGTCTATTGCAGCCACCTCTGTCCGCACGGAGCGATCCAGGAATGGCTCCGCCCCTCGGGCCGCCGCACGTGGCATGTTCCCCGCGGCGTGGCGCGGTGGCTCGGCCTGATCCGCCCGCTGCTCCTCCTCTGGATCCTCGCCGTCGCACTCCTGCACTGGCCCTACAGTCTCGTCGACATCGAGCCGTTCGACGCCTATGTCTGGCGGGCCGCGGGCTGGGCCACGGTCGCGATCGCGATCGCGGGGCTCGTCGCCTCGGCCTTCGTTCCGATGGCGTATTGCCGCTACGGCTGCCCGACGGGGGCGGTCCTCGATTACGTCCGCACGCATGGGACGGCGACGCAGTGGACCCGCCGCGACACGCTTGCCCTGACCCTCTCGCTGGCCGGAGCGGCGCTATGGCTCTGGAGCTGA
- a CDS encoding metal-dependent hydrolase, with protein MAAFHQHVTGSTLLGIAYGAAAWHQLGFTPVQGALAAAFTGVSGMLPDIDSDSGRPVREVFGLLAAIAPLLLVGRVLHWLRLPPDRETVMLTLMLLYLLIRYGLSAMVKAVSVHRGMFHSIPAMLITGELAFLAYPSEDRRAKLLMAVGTMAGFLCHLLMDEIWSVEVKGLKVGLKSSSGTAIKMTGTDFGANVVTYAMLATSSFMLLDSMGLVNYTGVEPTTIQAQRIPDEVPTPPL; from the coding sequence ATGGCCGCCTTTCACCAGCATGTCACCGGCAGCACGTTGCTGGGCATTGCCTACGGGGCGGCGGCCTGGCATCAGCTCGGCTTCACGCCGGTCCAGGGGGCCCTGGCGGCCGCGTTCACCGGGGTCTCCGGGATGCTCCCGGACATCGACTCCGACTCCGGCCGACCGGTCCGCGAGGTCTTCGGGCTCCTGGCGGCGATCGCGCCGCTCCTGCTCGTCGGACGGGTGCTGCACTGGCTGCGGCTCCCGCCGGACCGCGAGACGGTCATGCTGACGCTCATGCTCCTGTACCTGCTCATTCGGTACGGGCTGTCGGCAATGGTGAAGGCGGTGAGCGTTCACCGCGGCATGTTCCACAGCATCCCGGCGATGCTCATCACGGGCGAACTGGCCTTCCTGGCCTACCCCAGCGAAGACCGCCGCGCGAAGCTGCTCATGGCGGTCGGAACGATGGCCGGATTTCTGTGCCACCTCCTGATGGACGAGATCTGGAGCGTCGAGGTCAAGGGGCTCAAGGTCGGCCTCAAGTCGTCATCGGGAACGGCGATCAAGATGACCGGGACCGACTTCGGGGCGAACGTCGTCACCTACGCGATGCTCGCGACCTCCTCCTTCATGCTGCTCGACTCGATGGGGCTCGTGAACTACACGGGCGTCGAGCCGACGACGATTCAGGCGCAGCGGATTCCCGACGAGGTCCCGACTCCGCCGCTTTGA
- a CDS encoding FAD:protein FMN transferase: protein MALELRFHRSPIAAVLRRPVLLLVAFLVTMANTTTSRGDDVVLEGRTMGTTWTIRLADGVRPQENASLAEPSELRETVQQELDRLEGIFSLYRADSEISRWNDQSTTDWIDVSEDFAQVTLSALDVAARTGGAFDPTIEPLGRLWGIRELVPISPPAQSLSRTDLPQVGFQLIEAALTPPRVRKSHPAARLDLNALVEGYAIDRLAEILQSRGVDSALVGLGGEFCGIGQTVRGEPWRIAIESPHDPKAILARVPLQDGAVSTSGTYRQERQQADGAATSHIFDGRTLSPVRHDTVSVTVVAETALEADRWSTALLALGATEGRAVADTENLAALFVHRTPPVVELSTPGRSRIRLPISDTPEGESPPPPERSFSWGYAYVAAVLILVVAKSFSRWRPRGTTGSN from the coding sequence ATGGCTCTGGAGCTGAGATTCCATCGCTCGCCGATCGCTGCCGTCCTCCGTCGGCCGGTTCTTCTGCTCGTCGCGTTCCTGGTCACGATGGCGAACACCACGACGAGTCGCGGGGATGACGTCGTCCTGGAAGGGAGGACGATGGGAACAACCTGGACGATCCGCCTCGCCGACGGCGTGCGTCCTCAAGAAAACGCCTCCCTCGCCGAGCCAAGCGAACTCCGCGAGACCGTCCAGCAGGAACTCGATCGCCTCGAAGGGATCTTCAGCCTCTACCGCGCGGATTCGGAGATCTCGCGTTGGAACGACCAGTCGACGACCGACTGGATCGACGTCTCGGAGGACTTCGCGCAGGTCACCCTGTCCGCCCTCGACGTCGCCGCGCGAACCGGGGGAGCCTTCGATCCGACGATCGAGCCACTCGGTCGGCTCTGGGGGATCCGCGAACTTGTACCGATCTCGCCACCGGCTCAGTCGCTCTCAAGAACGGACCTTCCGCAGGTCGGGTTCCAGCTGATCGAGGCTGCGCTCACGCCGCCCCGGGTTCGAAAATCGCATCCGGCGGCGCGGCTAGATCTCAATGCCCTCGTCGAGGGGTATGCGATCGACCGCCTCGCCGAGATACTGCAATCTCGGGGAGTCGATTCCGCGCTGGTCGGCCTCGGGGGAGAGTTCTGCGGCATTGGACAGACCGTGCGGGGCGAGCCCTGGCGGATCGCGATCGAGTCGCCGCACGATCCCAAGGCAATCCTGGCGCGCGTCCCGCTGCAGGACGGAGCGGTCTCGACGTCGGGCACCTACCGACAGGAACGGCAGCAGGCCGACGGCGCAGCGACGTCGCACATCTTCGACGGCCGGACGCTCTCACCGGTCCGTCACGACACGGTCTCGGTTACCGTCGTTGCCGAGACGGCTCTCGAGGCGGATCGCTGGTCGACAGCGCTCCTCGCTCTCGGAGCGACGGAAGGCCGCGCGGTTGCGGACACCGAGAACTTGGCGGCCCTCTTCGTTCACCGCACTCCTCCCGTTGTGGAGCTCAGCACTCCCGGACGCTCCCGCATCCGGCTGCCGATTTCCGACACCCCGGAGGGAGAGTCGCCACCGCCGCCCGAGCGCTCGTTCTCGTGGGGGTACGCCTACGTGGCGGCGGTGCTGATTCTCGTCGTAGCGAAATCCTTCTCGCGCTGGAGACCCCGCGGGACGACTGGCAGCAACTGA
- a CDS encoding carbon storage regulator: protein MLVLSRKPGESLLIDGRIRITVLGCGSRARIGIEAPADVQIVRSEIAFDFSPEILTGHEAVSGSALSAPRLREVS, encoded by the coding sequence ATGCTTGTTCTGTCCCGTAAGCCCGGCGAGTCCCTGCTCATCGACGGCCGCATCCGGATCACCGTTCTCGGCTGCGGCTCCCGCGCCCGCATCGGCATCGAAGCCCCGGCGGACGTCCAGATCGTGCGGTCCGAGATCGCTTTCGACTTTTCTCCCGAGATCCTCACGGGGCACGAAGCGGTCAGCGGATCGGCCCTGTCCGCTCCGCGGCTCCGGGAAGTGTCCTAA
- the trmD gene encoding tRNA (guanosine(37)-N1)-methyltransferase TrmD, whose amino-acid sequence MRFDVLTLFPGLFDGYLQQSLLKKAIDAGLVDIRLWNFREWSESKHKSVDFPPYGGGPGMLIRCEPVYACVEAVQAEGPAPGQLVMLTPQGRRLDQTLVKELSAHQRLLLLCGRYEGFDDRIVQGLRPLEISVGDFICNGGEVPAMLLIDSVIRLVPGVLGDETSSKYDSFSDKQLLEYPQFTKPREFRGMAVPEVLLGGNHQEIERWRREQSILRTQQRRRDLFDQEQS is encoded by the coding sequence ATGCGGTTCGACGTCCTCACTCTCTTTCCCGGTCTCTTCGACGGTTACCTGCAGCAGAGCCTGCTCAAGAAGGCGATCGATGCCGGGCTGGTCGACATCCGGCTGTGGAACTTCCGCGAATGGTCCGAGAGCAAGCACAAGTCGGTCGACTTCCCTCCGTATGGCGGGGGGCCGGGGATGCTGATCCGCTGCGAGCCCGTCTATGCCTGCGTCGAGGCCGTGCAGGCCGAGGGACCGGCGCCGGGGCAGCTGGTGATGTTGACGCCGCAGGGGCGACGACTGGATCAGACGCTCGTGAAGGAGTTGTCGGCGCACCAGCGGCTGCTATTGCTGTGTGGTCGGTATGAGGGGTTTGATGACCGGATCGTGCAGGGGCTCAGGCCGCTGGAGATTTCGGTGGGGGACTTCATCTGCAATGGGGGTGAGGTGCCGGCGATGCTGCTGATCGATTCTGTGATCCGTCTGGTTCCGGGGGTGTTGGGGGACGAGACGAGCAGCAAGTACGACTCATTTTCGGACAAGCAGCTTCTGGAGTATCCGCAGTTCACGAAGCCGCGTGAGTTCCGGGGGATGGCGGTGCCGGAGGTGTTGCTGGGTGGCAACCATCAGGAGATTGAGAGGTGGCGTCGTGAGCAGAGTATTCTGAGAACGCAGCAGCGCCGTCGGGACCTGTTCGATCAGGAGCAAAGCTAA
- the tpx gene encoding thiol peroxidase, producing MPTITLKGNPVQVSGTELKVGQKAPDFVLQSSGLEDVTLAESAGKTRIIATIPSLDTSVCHAETKRFNDEVANLPNAVVLVVSTDLPFGQKRWCGAEGCDKVTTLSDHRTTQFGKDYGVLIDGGKLDRCLARAIFVVDPQGTLKHVEYVSEISTHPNYDAVLAAAK from the coding sequence ATGCCGACGATCACGCTCAAAGGCAACCCCGTTCAGGTTTCGGGAACAGAACTCAAGGTGGGGCAGAAAGCCCCGGATTTCGTCCTGCAGTCCTCCGGCCTGGAAGACGTCACACTCGCCGAGAGCGCAGGGAAGACCCGGATCATCGCCACGATCCCGTCCCTCGACACCTCGGTCTGCCACGCCGAGACGAAGCGGTTCAACGACGAAGTCGCCAACCTGCCGAACGCCGTCGTCCTTGTCGTCAGCACGGACCTCCCCTTTGGCCAGAAGCGGTGGTGCGGCGCCGAAGGATGCGACAAGGTCACGACCCTCTCCGATCACCGGACCACCCAGTTCGGCAAGGACTACGGCGTCCTGATCGACGGCGGAAAGCTCGACCGCTGCCTCGCACGGGCGATCTTCGTCGTCGACCCCCAGGGAACCCTGAAGCACGTCGAGTACGTTTCCGAAATCTCGACGCACCCGAACTACGACGCCGTCCTCGCCGCCGCCAAGTAG
- the dapA gene encoding 4-hydroxy-tetrahydrodipicolinate synthase, whose amino-acid sequence MSRKGEMFAGLTVALVTPFRDGKVDEAALRKLVDWQVEQGTNCVSPCGTTGESPTLTHDEHERVIKIVCEQAKGRVRVMAGTGSNSTLEAIRLTKAAKAAGADGALMVAPYYNKPMQDGFYRHFAAVAEACDLPIVLYNIPGRTAKNMEPETICRLAEIPTIVAVKESTGSMDQASQILSGSRLTVLSGDDSLTLPLMSMGGSGVVSVVGNIVPKDVLAMIAAWKAGNIAEAQKSHHKLFPLCRDMLSLATNPIPLKAAMARLGRDTGEVRLPLTPLSEQDQVKLEKTLKTYGLL is encoded by the coding sequence ATGTCCCGCAAGGGTGAGATGTTTGCCGGTCTGACCGTGGCCCTCGTCACGCCGTTTCGCGATGGCAAGGTCGATGAGGCCGCCCTGCGGAAACTGGTCGACTGGCAGGTCGAGCAAGGGACCAACTGCGTCAGCCCCTGCGGGACGACCGGCGAAAGCCCGACCCTGACCCACGACGAGCACGAGCGGGTCATCAAGATCGTCTGCGAACAGGCCAAGGGACGCGTCCGCGTCATGGCCGGCACCGGCTCGAACAGCACCCTGGAAGCGATCCGCCTGACGAAGGCGGCCAAGGCGGCCGGAGCCGACGGGGCCCTGATGGTCGCCCCCTACTACAACAAGCCGATGCAGGACGGCTTCTACCGGCACTTCGCCGCCGTCGCCGAGGCGTGCGACCTGCCGATCGTCCTCTACAACATCCCCGGCCGCACCGCCAAGAACATGGAGCCGGAAACGATCTGCCGGCTCGCCGAGATCCCGACGATCGTCGCCGTCAAGGAGTCGACCGGCTCCATGGACCAGGCGTCGCAGATCCTCTCCGGCAGCCGCCTCACCGTCCTCTCCGGGGACGACAGCCTCACCCTCCCGCTCATGTCGATGGGTGGCAGCGGCGTCGTGTCGGTCGTCGGCAACATCGTCCCGAAGGACGTGCTGGCGATGATCGCCGCCTGGAAGGCGGGCAACATTGCCGAAGCCCAGAAGTCGCACCACAAGCTGTTCCCGCTCTGCCGCGACATGCTGAGCCTCGCCACGAACCCGATCCCGCTGAAGGCCGCCATGGCCCGCTTGGGTCGCGACACCGGCGAGGTCCGCCTCCCGCTGACGCCGCTCTCCGAGCAGGATCAGGTGAAGCTGGAGAAGACCCTCAAGACGTACGGGCTCCTGTAG
- a CDS encoding AAA family ATPase: MSYADETSIPNPFEAEELGWVFASPEHDEALARMHFVIEGRQSCGILTGPPGSGKSRLFQKLLGDIRRTGRQGALIDLSGLNAARLLVRLDAALGLNGGLPADSLSLWDAVMNGIGGLDMAGLELVLLLDHGQHAHPDVWPLLDQLLTQGTHGLTILLASPQPPTGLFAEFVRRHGALRIELSRFSLPETARFIRAAFERVGADGTPFDSDAVRRIHELTRGEPRLVSRLCRVAMLAATADGATEIHASLVDAAAEEVLLVAT; encoded by the coding sequence ATGTCGTACGCCGATGAAACCTCGATTCCGAATCCGTTCGAGGCGGAAGAACTCGGCTGGGTCTTCGCCAGTCCGGAGCACGACGAAGCGCTTGCCCGCATGCACTTCGTGATCGAAGGGCGCCAGTCCTGCGGCATCCTGACGGGCCCGCCGGGAAGCGGAAAGTCGCGGCTGTTCCAGAAGCTCCTCGGAGACATCCGCCGCACCGGCCGCCAAGGAGCCCTGATCGATCTCTCCGGCCTCAACGCCGCCCGCCTGCTGGTCCGTCTCGACGCCGCACTCGGCCTCAACGGCGGGCTGCCGGCCGACTCCCTGTCGCTCTGGGACGCCGTGATGAACGGGATCGGCGGGCTCGACATGGCGGGCCTGGAGCTGGTCCTGCTTCTCGACCACGGCCAGCACGCCCATCCCGATGTCTGGCCCCTCCTCGATCAGCTCCTGACGCAGGGGACGCACGGCCTGACGATCCTGCTGGCGTCGCCACAGCCGCCGACCGGACTCTTCGCGGAGTTTGTCCGTCGCCACGGAGCGCTACGGATCGAGCTCAGCCGGTTTTCCCTGCCCGAGACCGCCCGGTTCATCCGCGCGGCGTTCGAACGGGTCGGCGCCGACGGCACTCCGTTTGACTCGGACGCGGTCCGCCGGATCCATGAGCTGACCCGCGGCGAGCCGCGACTGGTGAGCCGGCTCTGCCGCGTCGCCATGCTGGCCGCGACCGCGGACGGCGCGACAGAGATTCACGCTTCGCTCGTTGACGCGGCCGCGGAGGAAGTGCTGCTCGTGGCGACTTGA
- a CDS encoding FdhF/YdeP family oxidoreductase, which yields MALKAPKHGGGWRAILYSLKLSHKVGWWKMWTAMRSKNACKTCAVGMGGQLGGMVNEGGYFPEVCKKSFQAMASDMQGGMRLDWIQKTPLNQLRALTPKQLEESGRLTEPLYLAPGEKTYRVISWDEALDKIAAKLQTAGPQRTFFYASGRASNEAGFLLQLLSRLFGTNYVNNCSYYCHQASGVGLGMAIGTGAGTVKLDDLDEADLYILIGANPSSNHPRLMKTFAHLRRRGGKIIVVNPIKELGLTKFRVPSDVRSMLFGSDIASTFVQPHIGGDLAMLTGIAKEILERNAQNTAFIEQHTENFQEFVAQVQATPWERITEESGVSRAEIRDIAEQYLAAKNAVIGWCMGITHHLHGTRSVLTIANLALLRGMVGRKSAGLMPIRGHSNVQGLGSVGVTPALKHSMLERLERRLGIQVPKSPGLDTMACMTAAHRGEMDVAFCLGGNLYGSNPDAKHALEAMQKIDTIIYLSTTLNTGHAWGTGKETIILPVLPRDEETQPTTQESMFSYVRLSDGGIQRFSSPRSEVSILATIGQRLFAGDTRLDWKKMESHAAIRELIAELIPGYEDLKGLGEKKKEFHVPGRAVSEYKFPTASGKAKFHAVPLPERPPLNGHLRMMTLRSEGQFNSVVYDDYDLYRGQERRDVILMSGEDIRRLGLKVDQRVAIRSEAGEMRYILVREIDIRPGNAAMYYPESNVLVPHAVDPLSKTPAFKSVLVSIEPEVEMPALEKTATVALTH from the coding sequence GTGGCGCTCAAGGCACCCAAACACGGCGGCGGCTGGCGAGCCATCCTCTACAGCCTCAAGCTGAGCCACAAAGTCGGCTGGTGGAAAATGTGGACCGCCATGCGGTCCAAAAACGCCTGCAAGACCTGCGCTGTCGGCATGGGGGGCCAGCTCGGCGGCATGGTCAACGAGGGGGGCTACTTCCCCGAGGTCTGCAAAAAGTCGTTCCAGGCCATGGCCTCCGACATGCAGGGAGGAATGCGCCTCGACTGGATCCAGAAAACCCCCCTGAACCAGCTCCGCGCCCTCACCCCCAAACAACTCGAAGAGTCCGGCCGCCTCACCGAACCGCTCTACCTCGCCCCCGGCGAGAAGACCTACCGCGTCATCTCCTGGGACGAAGCCCTCGACAAGATCGCCGCCAAGCTCCAGACCGCCGGTCCCCAGCGGACGTTCTTCTACGCCAGCGGCCGAGCCTCGAACGAAGCGGGGTTCCTGCTCCAGCTCCTGTCGCGCCTGTTCGGCACGAACTACGTCAACAACTGCTCGTACTACTGCCACCAGGCCAGCGGCGTCGGCCTCGGAATGGCCATCGGCACCGGAGCCGGAACGGTCAAACTCGACGACCTCGACGAAGCGGACCTCTACATCCTCATCGGAGCCAACCCGTCGTCGAACCACCCCCGGCTGATGAAGACCTTCGCCCACCTCCGGCGGCGGGGTGGCAAGATCATCGTTGTCAATCCGATCAAAGAACTCGGCCTGACGAAGTTCCGCGTCCCGAGCGACGTCCGGAGCATGCTCTTCGGCTCCGACATCGCCAGCACGTTCGTCCAGCCGCACATCGGCGGCGACCTGGCGATGCTGACCGGGATCGCCAAAGAGATCCTGGAACGGAACGCCCAGAACACCGCGTTCATCGAACAGCACACGGAGAACTTCCAGGAGTTCGTCGCCCAGGTCCAGGCAACACCCTGGGAGCGGATTACGGAGGAAAGTGGCGTCAGCCGGGCGGAGATCCGGGACATCGCGGAGCAGTACCTCGCCGCCAAGAACGCGGTCATCGGCTGGTGCATGGGGATCACGCACCACCTCCACGGCACCCGGAGCGTCCTGACGATCGCCAACCTCGCGCTGCTGCGGGGAATGGTCGGCCGCAAGAGCGCGGGCCTCATGCCGATCCGCGGCCACAGCAACGTCCAGGGGCTCGGCTCGGTCGGCGTTACGCCGGCTCTCAAGCACTCGATGCTCGAACGCCTCGAGAGGCGGCTCGGGATCCAAGTCCCCAAGAGCCCCGGCCTCGACACGATGGCCTGCATGACAGCGGCCCACCGCGGCGAGATGGACGTGGCGTTCTGCCTCGGCGGAAACCTCTACGGCAGCAACCCCGATGCGAAGCACGCCCTGGAGGCGATGCAGAAGATCGACACGATCATCTACCTCTCGACGACCCTCAACACGGGCCACGCCTGGGGAACCGGCAAAGAGACGATCATCCTCCCCGTCCTCCCCCGCGACGAGGAAACGCAGCCGACGACGCAGGAGTCGATGTTCAGCTACGTCCGCCTGAGCGACGGCGGGATCCAGCGGTTCAGCAGCCCGCGGAGCGAGGTCTCGATCCTGGCGACGATCGGCCAGCGTCTGTTCGCCGGCGACACGCGGCTCGACTGGAAAAAAATGGAGAGCCACGCCGCGATCCGCGAGCTGATCGCCGAACTGATCCCCGGCTATGAAGACCTCAAGGGGCTTGGGGAGAAGAAGAAGGAGTTCCACGTCCCCGGCCGCGCCGTCTCCGAGTACAAGTTCCCGACGGCGAGCGGCAAAGCCAAGTTCCACGCCGTCCCGCTGCCGGAGCGTCCGCCGCTGAACGGCCACCTGCGGATGATGACCCTCCGCTCGGAAGGGCAGTTCAACAGCGTCGTCTACGACGACTACGACCTCTACCGCGGCCAGGAGCGGCGGGATGTGATCCTGATGAGCGGCGAGGACATCCGCCGGCTCGGCCTCAAGGTCGACCAGCGGGTCGCGATCCGCAGCGAGGCGGGGGAGATGCGGTACATTCTCGTACGCGAGATCGACATCCGTCCGGGCAATGCGGCGATGTATTACCCCGAGTCGAATGTCCTGGTCCCGCACGCGGTCGATCCGCTCTCGAAGACGCCCGCCTTCAAGTCGGTGCTCGTCAGCATCGAACCGGAGGTCGAGATGCCAGCCCTGGAGAAGACCGCGACTGTCGCGCTCACGCACTGA
- a CDS encoding PLP-dependent aminotransferase family protein, which translates to MTAPVPPLQLSQRWHYAKEQAISFLMQQAVENPQVISLAAGLVDADSLPVAETRHACERLLADDLAARNALQYGTTAGAVRLRRQILNLFAELEGRSPADLGITPEQIVLTTGSQQLLSIACEVLLDPGDICLVSGPTYFVFCGNLNGVGAEPIVIPADEHGMDTDKLESALQILEQAGQLSRVKLIYSVSYYENPSGICLADERRKRIVELARKYSKSHRICVLEDAAYRELRYDGPAHPSIWGYDATRSSVLYTQTFSKSFSPGVRIGFAVLPADLVKPVCDRKGNEDFGSPNFNQHLLAMVLESGEYRSHVDQVCAAYRAKRDAMLAAASEFFSDLEGVSWVRPHGGLYVWMSLPAHIHTGFSSELFRTAVAEGVMYVPGELSYAGPRESVPRNQMRLSFGVQGVDGIREGMQRLARAVRKIMSGR; encoded by the coding sequence ATGACGGCTCCCGTTCCTCCGCTGCAACTGAGTCAACGCTGGCACTACGCCAAGGAACAGGCGATCAGCTTCCTCATGCAGCAGGCGGTCGAGAACCCGCAGGTGATCTCGCTGGCGGCGGGGCTTGTCGACGCCGACTCACTCCCGGTCGCCGAAACGCGGCACGCCTGCGAGCGTCTGCTCGCGGATGACCTCGCCGCCCGCAACGCCCTGCAGTACGGCACGACGGCGGGGGCCGTCCGGCTGCGGCGGCAGATTCTCAACCTGTTTGCCGAACTCGAAGGCCGATCCCCGGCCGACCTCGGGATCACGCCCGAGCAGATTGTTCTGACGACCGGCTCGCAGCAGCTCCTCTCGATCGCCTGCGAAGTCCTCCTCGACCCGGGCGACATCTGCCTCGTCTCGGGGCCGACGTACTTCGTCTTCTGCGGCAACCTGAACGGCGTCGGAGCCGAGCCGATCGTCATCCCGGCCGATGAACACGGGATGGACACCGACAAGCTCGAATCCGCCCTTCAGATCCTGGAGCAGGCGGGCCAGCTCTCGCGCGTGAAGCTGATCTACTCGGTCAGCTACTACGAGAACCCGAGCGGCATCTGTCTCGCGGACGAACGGCGGAAGCGGATCGTCGAGCTCGCGCGGAAGTATTCGAAGTCGCACCGCATCTGTGTTCTCGAAGACGCCGCCTACCGCGAGCTGCGATACGACGGCCCGGCTCATCCGAGCATCTGGGGTTACGACGCGACCCGCTCCAGCGTCCTCTACACCCAGACCTTTTCGAAGAGTTTTTCCCCGGGGGTCCGGATCGGATTCGCCGTCCTGCCGGCGGATCTCGTGAAGCCGGTCTGCGACCGGAAGGGGAACGAGGACTTCGGCTCGCCGAACTTCAACCAGCACCTGCTGGCGATGGTCCTGGAGTCCGGCGAGTACCGCTCCCACGTCGACCAGGTCTGTGCCGCCTACCGCGCCAAGCGGGACGCCATGCTGGCCGCTGCCTCCGAGTTCTTCTCGGACCTCGAAGGAGTGAGCTGGGTCCGCCCGCACGGCGGACTCTACGTGTGGATGTCGCTCCCGGCCCACATCCACACCGGCTTCAGCTCCGAGCTGTTCCGGACCGCGGTGGCCGAAGGGGTCATGTACGTTCCCGGCGAGCTCTCCTACGCCGGTCCGCGGGAGAGCGTCCCGCGGAATCAGATGCGTCTCAGCTTCGGCGTGCAGGGCGTCGACGGCATCCGCGAGGGGATGCAGCGGCTGGCTCGCGCGGTGCGAAAGATCATGAGCGGCCGATAG